From a region of the Zingiber officinale cultivar Zhangliang chromosome 10B, Zo_v1.1, whole genome shotgun sequence genome:
- the LOC122029014 gene encoding adenylate isopentenyltransferase 1, chloroplastic-like: MEGATLCMSKSEEAFVSGAFSCSTEKCNCHHGSHAAINGAVVDMPRTPVSKERVVVVMGATGTGKTKLAIELSLRFLGEVINSDKIQVYPGLDIASNKIAPAKQRGVPHHLLDFYDSASGELPAAEYRAVAGYKIQEVSARGRVPFLAGGSNSFVYALLADQFDPNYDPFVSEEMREEGAPQYDCLFIWVHVDAKVLAEHLARRVDEMVQEGLMDELGDFFMKEGEEKYVGIGKTIGVSEFRAYFTEKGMRTRPVYEAALAAMKENTRLLSEIQIQKIKRLQSMGWPLLRVDATAAVTAYLSGQEGAMAVPWQRDVIEPSTTAVAQFLENRSN, encoded by the coding sequence ATGGAGGGTGCAACGCTTTGCATGTCCAAATCGGAGGAGGCGTTTGTCTCCGGTGCTTTTTCTTGCAGTACTGAGAAATGCAACTGCCACCACGGTAGCCATGCCGCCATTAATGGCGCCGTCGTCGACATGCCAAGAACGCCCGTGTCCAAGGAAAGAGTGGTGGTGGTCATGGGCGCCACTGGAACAGGCAAAACCAAGCTCGCCATTGAGTTGTCGCTCAGGTTCTTAGGCGAAGTCATCAACTCTGATAAGATCCAAGTGTACCCCGGGCTCGACATCGCCTCCAATAAGATTGCACCGGCGAAGCAGCGTGGGGTTCCGCACCATCTGTTAGATTTTTATGATTCGGCATCCGGGGAGTTACCGGCCGCTGAGTACCGTGCCGTGGCTGGCTACAAGATTCAAGAGGTCTCGGCTCGCGGCCGAGTGCCGTTCCTCGCTGGAGGGTCGAACTCGTTCGTCTACGCGCTGCTCGCTGACCAGTTCGACCCCAACTACGACCCGTTCGTCAGTGAGGAAATGAGAGAGGAAGGGGCCCCGCAGTACGACTGCTTGTTCATCTGGGTGCACGTGGACGCCAAAGTGCTGGCCGAGCACCTCGCACGCCGAGTGGACGAGATGGTGCAGGAGGGCTTGATGGACGAGTTGGGCGACTTCTTCATGAAGGAAGGGGAGGAGAAGTATGTCGGGATCGGGAAGACCATCGGGGTGTCGGAATTCCGAGCTTACTTCACTGAAAAAGGCATGCGGACTCGACCAGTCTACGAGGCGGCGCTCGCTGCCATGAAGGAGAACACGCGCTTATTGTCGGAGATACAAATACAGAAGATCAAGCGACTGCAGTCGATGGGCTGGCCGCTGCTTCGAGTGGACGCCACGGCTGCTGTGACGGCGTATCTCTCCGGGCAGGAGGGTGCCATGGCGGTGCCTTGGCAAAGGGATGTGATTGAGCCGAGCACGACTGCTGTGGCACAGTTTTTAGAGAACAGATCAAACTAA